A single region of the Mycobacterium avium subsp. avium genome encodes:
- a CDS encoding SDR family oxidoreductase: MRYVVTGGTGFIGRRVVTRLLQTRPDAQVWVLVRRQSLGRFERLSARGDTPWGDRVKPLVGELPALELSDETLAELGHVDHLVHCAAIYDITAGEAEQRAANVDGTRAVIELAQRLGATLHHVSSIAVAGDFPGEYTEDDFDVGQQLPTPYHQTKFEAELLVRSAPGLRHRIYRPAVVVGDSRTGEMDKVDGPYYFFGVLAKLAVLPRFTPMLLPDTGRTNIVPVDYVADALVALMHADGLDGQTFHLTAEKTIGLRGIYRGVAKAAGLPPLRGSLPGAVAAPVLKVRGRARVVRDMAATQLGIPAQVFDLVDLAPTFVSEKTRNALAGTGIEVPEFAGYTPRLWRYWAEHLDPDRARRDDPRGPLYGRHVIVTGASSGIGRASAIAIAQRGATVFALARNGAALDALVDEIRANGGAAHAFTCDVTDSASVEHTVKDILGRFDHVDYLVNNAGRSIRRSVVNSTDRLHDYERVMAVNYFGAVRMVLALLPHWRERRFGHVVNVSSAGVQARNPKYSSYLPTKAALDAFADVVGSEVLSDHITFTNIHMPLVRTPMIVPSHRLNPVRAISPERAAAMVVRGLVEKPARIDTPLGTLAEAGNYFAPRTSRRVLHQLYLGYPDSAAARGVATEPRPAERIERTAPRKPRRPVRAVTRGLRTPRPVRRLVRLVPGVHW, encoded by the coding sequence ATGCGGTATGTCGTTACCGGCGGTACCGGGTTTATTGGTCGCCGCGTCGTCACTCGTCTTCTGCAAACCCGGCCCGACGCGCAGGTGTGGGTGCTGGTCCGCCGGCAGTCGCTGGGCCGGTTCGAACGGCTCTCGGCGCGGGGCGACACCCCGTGGGGCGACCGGGTGAAACCGCTGGTCGGAGAGCTGCCGGCGCTGGAGCTCAGCGACGAGACCCTGGCCGAGCTGGGACACGTCGACCACCTGGTGCACTGCGCGGCGATCTACGACATCACCGCCGGGGAGGCCGAGCAGCGGGCCGCCAACGTGGACGGCACCCGCGCCGTGATCGAGCTGGCGCAACGGCTCGGCGCCACCCTGCACCACGTGTCGTCCATCGCGGTGGCCGGTGACTTCCCCGGCGAGTACACCGAGGACGACTTCGACGTGGGCCAGCAACTGCCCACGCCGTATCACCAGACCAAGTTCGAGGCCGAGCTGCTGGTGCGCTCGGCGCCCGGCCTGCGTCATCGCATCTACCGCCCGGCGGTGGTGGTGGGCGACTCGCGCACCGGCGAGATGGACAAGGTGGACGGGCCGTACTACTTCTTCGGCGTACTGGCCAAGCTGGCGGTGCTGCCCAGGTTCACCCCGATGCTGCTCCCCGACACCGGGCGCACCAACATCGTGCCGGTCGACTACGTCGCCGACGCGCTGGTCGCGCTGATGCACGCCGACGGCCTGGACGGGCAGACCTTCCACCTCACCGCCGAGAAGACCATCGGCCTGCGCGGCATCTACCGGGGCGTGGCCAAGGCGGCCGGGCTGCCGCCGCTGCGCGGGTCGCTGCCCGGCGCGGTGGCCGCCCCGGTGCTCAAGGTGCGCGGCCGCGCCCGGGTGGTGCGCGACATGGCGGCCACCCAGCTCGGCATCCCCGCGCAGGTGTTCGACCTGGTCGACCTGGCCCCCACCTTCGTCAGCGAGAAGACGCGAAATGCGTTGGCGGGCACCGGAATCGAAGTTCCCGAGTTCGCCGGCTACACGCCCAGGCTGTGGCGGTACTGGGCCGAGCACCTCGACCCCGACCGGGCGCGCCGCGACGATCCGCGGGGACCGCTGTACGGCCGGCACGTCATCGTCACCGGCGCCTCCAGCGGCATCGGCCGGGCGTCGGCCATCGCGATCGCGCAGCGGGGCGCCACCGTGTTCGCGCTGGCCCGCAACGGCGCCGCACTGGACGCGCTGGTCGACGAGATCCGCGCCAATGGCGGTGCGGCCCATGCCTTTACCTGCGACGTCACCGATTCCGCGTCGGTGGAACACACCGTCAAAGACATCCTGGGCCGGTTCGACCACGTCGATTACCTGGTGAACAACGCCGGCCGGTCGATCCGCCGCTCGGTGGTCAACTCGACCGATCGGCTGCACGACTACGAACGGGTGATGGCCGTCAACTACTTCGGCGCGGTGCGGATGGTGCTGGCGCTGCTGCCGCATTGGCGGGAGCGGCGATTCGGTCACGTCGTCAACGTGTCCAGCGCCGGTGTGCAGGCACGCAACCCCAAGTACAGCTCCTATCTGCCGACCAAGGCGGCCCTGGACGCGTTCGCCGACGTGGTCGGCTCGGAGGTGCTGTCCGACCACATCACCTTCACCAACATCCACATGCCGCTGGTGCGCACCCCGATGATCGTGCCGTCGCACCGGCTCAACCCGGTGCGGGCGATCAGCCCGGAGCGCGCAGCGGCGATGGTGGTGCGCGGGCTGGTGGAAAAGCCGGCCCGCATCGACACCCCGCTGGGCACCCTGGCCGAGGCCGGAAATTACTTCGCGCCCAGGACTTCTCGGCGGGTCCTGCACCAGCTCTACCTCGGCTACCCGGACTCGGCCGCGGCGCGCGGGGTGGCCACCGAACCCCGGCCGGCGGAACGCATCGAACGCACTGCACCCCGCAAGCCGCGCCGGCCCGTCCGCGCCGTCACGCGCGGCCTGCGCACACCGCGCCCGGTCAGGCGGCTGGTGCGCCTGGTCCCCGGCGTGCACTGGTGA